AAAGCAATCAAATCCCTTTATGAGACAttaatttatccactggagtagtatggatgacgttaatgctgtgtgtctgtgctttttggagcatcaaaactCGTGTTACCATTCACATGTATTataaggacctacaaagctgagatattttatatttttcttcgaagtgtaaattatgagataatttttatttttgggtgaacaatacctTTAATCTGGGTTTTCTATGCAtaatgaatttctacaatggcattggtaatggaaaactattgtgtttgaatgatgcggCATCcagaccactaggtgtcagtgtagcCGATGTAAGCCACTTCGATATCAAAAAATGATAtcattaataaaatgttaaatgattaggtggggtttattcggggctgcagctcttctgataaaatTAGGCGTTTCAGCAATAGCACATGGTCAGTGTCGAGCCATCTCACTTAacgccgaaaaggcgtttgatatggtaaaaTGGGtttatctttttaaggttttggaaatatatgggttcgggaataaaattaaatttaataaaagctAAAAAAGACTCTAGAAGGAGCATTGGCAACCATGTTTCTTGTGTAGTGGGTACAGttgtaacaatgtttttttttgtatctgtcccCCTCTGAACATCTTGATTGTTTGACTGATTTTCTCAATGACCTTACATTCTAGGATGTCACAAAATACATTAACGGAATGTagacaaatcaataattacaacAAGAAAAGTTTCCTTTCATGGCCATTTagaaataatgatttattcacaATGAAAGAGTAAGAAAATGAAAAACTTTCTATaataatttctcattaatgtggACTATGTTCTTCAAATTTCACACACATGCTAATGTGAAATATGCatactaaaaatgtaatttcaaacttGCATTAGAACTGAAATATTCCCAGTGTTTCAACTGTACTCTGTCTACCCAATTCTAACAGTCATTAATCTCATTCCTTCTATACCCAGAGTACATCACTGTCTCCTGAGAGAACATGACTGATGCTTTCAGTAGCAACAGTGAGGCAGTTCTCCAACGCTCTGTGAACGTGTCCACCATCGCAGCAGGTAGCTATGGTGGACATTTGGTGGAGCTGTATCAGATAGTTGAGACTTGTCATTTTGTCACTAGTCATCAATTCAAGAAGGTAAGGCAACATCTCTAGATGTCATCTGTCAAGTtgtacacaaacaaataaaaacattaggGCACATTAGGGCATCAGTATCTCCTGTTTTAACCACAGGTAACCTTACAGTTTCCAGATAAACTCTTGTGTGATGCTGTCCCAGTCTCTGCAGAAATAGAGAAAGAAACCAAAGCAAAGATATTTGTTTTAGGAGATACGTTGTATGGCATGGTTGTAAGAGCTATGTTGAAAAGTTATTAATTTTGTGGCAATATAGCCAGAATTCTTACTTCCAGACAATTGTCTTTCCTTTTCAGCTGTTGTGTAGATGAAGTAGCCGCAGAACATGTAGGAGCAGACTGTATAATGCACTATGGGGCATCTTGCCTCTGCCCAAGTAGACGACTGCCCCTTTTGTATGTGTTTGAGAAGAGACCTATTGATATCCAGCAGTGTGCTACAGCTTTTAAAGAGCTTTACCCTGACTGCCAAAGTAATGTCATCATCTTGTATGATGTCACCTATTCATATGCTGTGGGTAATTGCTATTGTCCAGTCCATGCCATTGCCAAGCATTTAATAATGGTCAGTTAATTTATCTAATCTCTTTTCAGGTTTTCTCTGGAAGTTCTTGTGTGATATGTATGCCAATGTTGTGGTCTCTATTCTAAAAGCAGATGGTGCTGATCTAATCCAGGACAGCTTCTTGGGCAGTGATAACTTGGACTTGCATGATGGAGTCAATATTAAATTTGGTAGACAGTTTTGTGTAAAAGAGGGACAGAGCATTGATGATTACAGTATGTTCTACATTGGCCAGGAAGGCCTGACTCTTACAAACTTCATGATGGCTTGGAACCATTGTGCCTTCAGCACATTTAATCCAGAAACGTCCACAGGCCAAATGAAACGCTATTATGTCATTGAACGGGCCAAGGATGCTGGTGTGGTGGGCATTTTGGTGGGCACATTGGGTGTTGCCAACTACCTGACCATCATTGAGCAGCTGAAAGACATTATTCACAAAGCAGGCAAGAAGAGCTATATGTTCGCCATGGGAAAGATCAATGTTCCCAAGTTGGCAAACTTCTTGGAAATCGATGTTTATGTGCTAGTTGCCTGCCCAGAGAACTCACTGCTGGATTCAAGTGAATTTTACAGACCTGTGGTGACTCCATTCGAGATGGAGTTGGCTTGCAATAATCACCGGGAGTGGACTGGAGTGTATGCCACAGATTTCAGAGATTTACTGCCTGGTATGTCTTTCATTGCATTAATAGTTAATGGTGCTTGCTAATGCAAGGATCACAGTTGCTATTGTCATACATAGCAGGGGCAAGCACCAATCagactttattttgaaaatggaaaAATCTACACAGCACTAGAAAAATATTGTAATGGTAATATTGTTTTGCTTCATATTAATACTATGGAAATGGGGTTTGAGATGCCTATGCTAAGATAtgtatgttttaaattattatgctCCATGTTATAAATCTAGGATCAATAGTAGATTTATtgactgtaaaataaattaatgtccATATATGTTATTGTTCTGTGATCAATGTACACCAGAAAGATGTATATTATAGGTGGAAGCAGCCATGTGGACTTCCAAGAACCGAACCACTCTACCAATGCGGAGGAGACCACAGATGTATCACTTTTCACAGGAGCTCTGCAAACTTCTTGTTCCACCAATTCGTCAAGGATAACAAATGGCACATCAGTGTCATCTTCAATTGTCCTCAGGAATCAAACTCTCACTGTAACCAATACTAACACTGCAGGTACAGATCCAGTAGTAATATCATTGCAGAAATGACTTCTTAAGGTTCAAGCTTGGAATTGTGTACGTCTTTTGATTTGAAGCAGAATATAAACAGGAATTGTTTCTTTTGCAGCATAATTTTTTGGCAGGCCGTAGTTGGAGGGACTGGAGCCCAAGTTGGGGCAGACGCCAGTGGTGAAAGCTCTGGAGGGACGGAGAGGCATTGCAGTTGCTtttgaggaggagggcgtgagaAATGGAGACTCTTCAACAACACCTTTCCAAAAGTCATAACCCTCAATTACAATTGGACCATGAGAGGTCATCGAAGGACTGCTTTCATGCACTGTTATTCATGTACTGACAAATCACATCAAAGAGTATTTTCCACCACTCTGGAAATGATGGCGCTCCAtctgacttccaaccccttaaaataatttgtctacCAATCACAATACTGGTCAGAAccccattttttatatatttgtctcCCTAATTTATggccgccccatcacccaaaatacaaagtctggggcaaagtaaaatttgagtggccaaaacagaacacaaacaactcTGAACTTaaaatcttggatcttaacacacccccaaaagactgACTGTGGGATATTAATTTTGATGGTAAGTGGTCATATAATTGCTATACCATTGTCTCTGTGTGTGCTCAacactgcattttttttatataacatcagagtattgttttatttctgtatgaAGCCCTTTGATTTTTCAACAATGAGTTTTTATAAATTTCTGGTTATTTGTTCAGCATAAAGGattgaaaacacaattaaaattttaTGCTTAAGATTTTCAATTGCCAACTTTTATCAGTCTGACATGCCTGTAATCAGGAGGTGGTGGTGCTTCTATCAGTTACTGCAGGCATTTCTTCTGGCAAGGTATGATATTGATAACTATACTTTGGATGAAGATATCCATTATGTGCAaagaatgaaaattatgtgaagATATCCATTATGTGCATTCCCAGTATGTAGGTCATTTGTAATCAACTTCAGACAACAGTCAGTCACCAAACAAATTATCCAACCAGATCTAAACGTTATGGAGGTCACCCCATCTGTGCTAGACGTTATGGAGGTCACCCCATCTGTGCTAGACGTTATGGAGGCCACCCCAACTACAAGAATCCATGTATGTACAGGTTatgtttatgtattgtttgactaTTATTTGTTTATGTAATTACCTTTCCTGTTTCATAAAAGTGTTTGAGCAGCACTTgactaattacattattattaaaatgtcttaTTATTTTGCACAGAGGACTCGGCAGTGATGAAACAGTTTCTGCTCGCCTGTGACTGGTTGGAGGAGAACAGAACCCACTTTGCTGGGATAGTTCACTTTCCACAGGTCATAAGGATGAACGAGGATGATGTCTTGTTGGCCATAACAATGCGGGACCTGTTTATTGACACCATTTTCTATGAAGGTGAAATGGATGAGTACAAAATCCAGGCTCCCTTCCTTTTCACCCTTGAGAGAATAGAGGACATGGAGTTTTCCTTGCAGGAAAACtatgacaaaataaatgtttttgtcttgccTGCACAACCCTCACCTTTAACAAGCTAACTGTTGGGGTTGATCTGGGTAAACATTGATTTGTATTGTCTTGTAGTAAAAATAAGGAATATCCATCCCCAATCACTGCTCAATTTTTACAGCAGAGGCAAACGCTATCGTCTTAGCACTGGACTTCATAAAGACTGCAACAGAGAAACTTTCTGATCATTTCAGATTCAAAATCATGTCTTCAAGCAATGTCATCTTTAAAAAATTATCACCCA
The sequence above is a segment of the Xyrauchen texanus isolate HMW12.3.18 chromosome 2, RBS_HiC_50CHRs, whole genome shotgun sequence genome. Coding sequences within it:
- the LOC127655289 gene encoding 2-(3-amino-3-carboxypropyl)histidine synthase subunit 2-like yields the protein MTDAFSSNSEAVLQRSVNVSTIAAGSYGGHLVELYQIVETCHFVTSHQFKKVTLQFPDKLLCDAVPVSAEIEKETKAKIFVLGDTFCCVDEVAAEHVGADCIMHYGASCLCPSRRLPLLYVFEKRPIDIQQCATAFKELYPDCQINLSNLFSGFLWKFLCDMYANVVVSILKADGADLIQDSFLGSDNLDLHDGVNIKFGRQFCVKEGQSIDDYSMFYIGQEGLTLTNFMMAWNHCAFSTFNPETSTGQMKRYYVIERAKDAGVVGILVGTLGVANYLTIIEQLKDIIHKAGKKSYMFAMGKINVPKLANFLEIDVYVLVACPENSLLDSSEFYRPVVTPFEMELACNNHREWTGVYATDFRDLLPGMSFIALIVNGAC